One Podarcis muralis chromosome 1, rPodMur119.hap1.1, whole genome shotgun sequence genomic window carries:
- the NUMB gene encoding protein numb homolog isoform X1 — protein sequence MNKLRQSFRRKKDVYVPEASRPHQWQTDEEGVRTGKCSFPVKYLGHVEVDESRGMHICEDAVKRLKAERKFFKGFFGKSGKKAVKAVLWVSADGLRVVDEKTKDLIVDQTIEKVSFCAPDRNFDRAFSYICRDGTTRRWICHCFMAVKDTGERLSHAVGCAFAACLERKQKREKECGVTATFDASRTTFTREGSFRVTTATEQAEREEGMRQIQDPKVETDVKAAVSSVVPGNTAPSPSSPTSPSAEVASSADKESNNPHAIPRRHAPIEQLARQGSFRGFPALSQKMSPFKRQLSLRINELPSTVQRKSDFPMKNSVPEVEGEADSISSLCSQITNAFSTPSEDPFTSAPMTKPVTVVAPQSPAFQVNGTASAFSVLTAKPAQTTVAPTAIPVRETNPWALAPAPPAAAKTRAAATLSGSEWSTNSGAASPNLFQANHRRTPSEADRWLEEVSKTVRSQQPQPQPQPPPAPQPLLQPPVASQAAPAFPGGTFIASQPVPVGVVQPMQPAFIPAQPYAVANGMPYSAPSVPVVGITPSQMVANVFGTASHTQGSHSHQSPSLIKQQTFPQYETNSATASPFFKPPPQQLNGSAAFNGVDAAKWPTEDKHVLPPAAAQQVDPFEAQWAALESKSKQRSNPSPTNPFSSELQKTFEIEL from the exons ATGAATAAATTACGACAGAGCttcagaagaaagaaagatgtctATGTCCCTGAAGCAAGTAGGCCACATCAGTGGCAGACAGATGAAGAAGGGGTTCGGACTGGCAAATGCAGCTTTCCTGTTAAG TATCTGGGACATGTGGAAGTAGATGAATCAAGAGGAATGCATATATGTGAAGATGCTGTGAAGAGACTGAAAGCT GAAAGGAAGTTCTTCAAAGGCTTCTTTGGAAAA AGCGGAAAGAAGGCAGTTAAAGCCGTCCTGTGGGTTTCAGCGGATGGACTCAGAGTTGTTGATGAGAAAACAAAG GACCTTATAGTTGATCAGACAATAGAGAAGGTTTCTTTCTGTGCTCCGGACAGGAATTTTGATAGGGCATTTTCTTACATCTGTCGAGATGGCACAACACGACGCTGGATATGTCACTGCTTTATGGCTGTAAAGGACACG GGAGAGAGGTTGAGTCATGCAGTTGGCTGTGCGTTTGCAGCCTGCTTGGAGcgaaagcaaaagagagagaaggagtgtGGGGTGACTGCCACCTTTGATGCCAGCAGAACCACATTCACAAGAGAGGGGTCTTTCAGGGTTACTACAGCAACTGAACAAGCAGAAAGAGAGGAAGGCATGAGGCAGATACAAGACCCAAAAG TTGAAACTGATGTGAAAGCGGCGGTGTCGAGTGTTGTACCGGGCAATACAGCCCCATCACCAAGTTCCCCCACCTCTCCTAGTGCTGAGGTTGCATCCTCTGCTGACAAAGAGTCAAATAACCCCCATGCTATCCCACGAAGACACGCTCCCATAGAGCAACTAGCCAGACAAGGCTCGTTCAGAGGTTTCCCTGCTCTTAGCCAGAAGATGTCCCCATTTAAACGACAGCTCTCTTTGCGAATAAATGAGCTCCCTTCAACGGTGCAGAGGAAGAGTGACTTCCCCATGAAAAACTCAG TTCCTGAGGTTGAAGGAGAAGCGGATAGCATTAGTTCCCTGTGCTCCCAGATTACAAATGCATTTAGCACACCATCGGAGGACCCTTTCACCTCTGCCCCTATGACAAAACCAGTCACTGTAGTTGCACCACAGTCTCCTGCGTTTCAAG TTAATGGCACTGCCTCTGCCTTCAGTGTGCTTACTGCTAAACCAGCTCAAACTACTGTAGCACCCACAGCAATACCAGTTCGTGAAACCAATCCTTGGGCTCTTGCCCCtgctcctccagctgctgctaaAACTAGAGCCGCAGCCACTCTTTCTG GTTCCGAGTGGAGTACCAACTCAGGAGCTGCCTCACCGAATCTGTTCCAGGCGAACCACAGACGTACTCCCTCCGAGGCAGACCGCTGGTTGGAAGAGGTGTCCAAAACTGTCCGGTCCCAGCAGCCACAGCCGCAGCCGCAGCCACCTCCAGCTCCCCAGCCACTCCTCCAGCCTCCTGTGGCTTCTCAAGCGGCCCCAGCTTTTCCAGGCGGCACCTTCATTGCATCTCAGCCTGTGCCTGTCGGTGTGGTCCAGCCCATGCAACCAGCGTTTATCCCGGCTCAGCCATATGCTGTCGCAAACGGAATGCCCTATTCCGCCCCAAGCGTGCCGGTGGTTGGAATCACCCCTTCCCAGATGGTAGCAAACGTCTTTGGCACGGCAAGCCACACTCAAGGATCCCACTCTCACCAGTCGCCTAGTCTTATAAAGCAGCAGACATTCCCCCAGTACGAAACTAACAGCGCTACTGCCAGTCCTTTTTTCAAACCTCCTCCCCAGCAGCTCAACGGGTCGGCTGCTTTCAACGGTGTGGACGCTGCCAAGTGGCCCACAGAGGACAAGCATGTACTGCCGCCTGCAGCTGCCCAGCAGGTTGATCCCTTTGAAGCGCAGTGGGCGGCGCTGGAAAGCAAATCGAAGCAGCGCAGCAACCCATCTCCGACTAACCCTTTCTCGAGCGAATTGCAGAAGACCTTTGAGATTGAACTTTAA
- the NUMB gene encoding protein numb homolog isoform X3, whose amino-acid sequence MNKLRQSFRRKKDVYVPEASRPHQWQTDEEGVRTGKCSFPVKYLGHVEVDESRGMHICEDAVKRLKAERKFFKGFFGKSGKKAVKAVLWVSADGLRVVDEKTKDLIVDQTIEKVSFCAPDRNFDRAFSYICRDGTTRRWICHCFMAVKDTGERLSHAVGCAFAACLERKQKREKECGVTATFDASRTTFTREGSFRVTTATEQAEREEGMRQIQDPKVETDVKAAVSSVVPGNTAPSPSSPTSPSAEVASSADKESNNPHAIPRRHAPIEQLARQGSFRGFPALSQKMSPFKRQLSLRINELPSTVQRKSDFPMKNSVPEVEGEADSISSLCSQITNAFSTPSEDPFTSAPMTKPVTVVAPQSPAFQGSEWSTNSGAASPNLFQANHRRTPSEADRWLEEVSKTVRSQQPQPQPQPPPAPQPLLQPPVASQAAPAFPGGTFIASQPVPVGVVQPMQPAFIPAQPYAVANGMPYSAPSVPVVGITPSQMVANVFGTASHTQGSHSHQSPSLIKQQTFPQYETNSATASPFFKPPPQQLNGSAAFNGVDAAKWPTEDKHVLPPAAAQQVDPFEAQWAALESKSKQRSNPSPTNPFSSELQKTFEIEL is encoded by the exons ATGAATAAATTACGACAGAGCttcagaagaaagaaagatgtctATGTCCCTGAAGCAAGTAGGCCACATCAGTGGCAGACAGATGAAGAAGGGGTTCGGACTGGCAAATGCAGCTTTCCTGTTAAG TATCTGGGACATGTGGAAGTAGATGAATCAAGAGGAATGCATATATGTGAAGATGCTGTGAAGAGACTGAAAGCT GAAAGGAAGTTCTTCAAAGGCTTCTTTGGAAAA AGCGGAAAGAAGGCAGTTAAAGCCGTCCTGTGGGTTTCAGCGGATGGACTCAGAGTTGTTGATGAGAAAACAAAG GACCTTATAGTTGATCAGACAATAGAGAAGGTTTCTTTCTGTGCTCCGGACAGGAATTTTGATAGGGCATTTTCTTACATCTGTCGAGATGGCACAACACGACGCTGGATATGTCACTGCTTTATGGCTGTAAAGGACACG GGAGAGAGGTTGAGTCATGCAGTTGGCTGTGCGTTTGCAGCCTGCTTGGAGcgaaagcaaaagagagagaaggagtgtGGGGTGACTGCCACCTTTGATGCCAGCAGAACCACATTCACAAGAGAGGGGTCTTTCAGGGTTACTACAGCAACTGAACAAGCAGAAAGAGAGGAAGGCATGAGGCAGATACAAGACCCAAAAG TTGAAACTGATGTGAAAGCGGCGGTGTCGAGTGTTGTACCGGGCAATACAGCCCCATCACCAAGTTCCCCCACCTCTCCTAGTGCTGAGGTTGCATCCTCTGCTGACAAAGAGTCAAATAACCCCCATGCTATCCCACGAAGACACGCTCCCATAGAGCAACTAGCCAGACAAGGCTCGTTCAGAGGTTTCCCTGCTCTTAGCCAGAAGATGTCCCCATTTAAACGACAGCTCTCTTTGCGAATAAATGAGCTCCCTTCAACGGTGCAGAGGAAGAGTGACTTCCCCATGAAAAACTCAG TTCCTGAGGTTGAAGGAGAAGCGGATAGCATTAGTTCCCTGTGCTCCCAGATTACAAATGCATTTAGCACACCATCGGAGGACCCTTTCACCTCTGCCCCTATGACAAAACCAGTCACTGTAGTTGCACCACAGTCTCCTGCGTTTCAAG GTTCCGAGTGGAGTACCAACTCAGGAGCTGCCTCACCGAATCTGTTCCAGGCGAACCACAGACGTACTCCCTCCGAGGCAGACCGCTGGTTGGAAGAGGTGTCCAAAACTGTCCGGTCCCAGCAGCCACAGCCGCAGCCGCAGCCACCTCCAGCTCCCCAGCCACTCCTCCAGCCTCCTGTGGCTTCTCAAGCGGCCCCAGCTTTTCCAGGCGGCACCTTCATTGCATCTCAGCCTGTGCCTGTCGGTGTGGTCCAGCCCATGCAACCAGCGTTTATCCCGGCTCAGCCATATGCTGTCGCAAACGGAATGCCCTATTCCGCCCCAAGCGTGCCGGTGGTTGGAATCACCCCTTCCCAGATGGTAGCAAACGTCTTTGGCACGGCAAGCCACACTCAAGGATCCCACTCTCACCAGTCGCCTAGTCTTATAAAGCAGCAGACATTCCCCCAGTACGAAACTAACAGCGCTACTGCCAGTCCTTTTTTCAAACCTCCTCCCCAGCAGCTCAACGGGTCGGCTGCTTTCAACGGTGTGGACGCTGCCAAGTGGCCCACAGAGGACAAGCATGTACTGCCGCCTGCAGCTGCCCAGCAGGTTGATCCCTTTGAAGCGCAGTGGGCGGCGCTGGAAAGCAAATCGAAGCAGCGCAGCAACCCATCTCCGACTAACCCTTTCTCGAGCGAATTGCAGAAGACCTTTGAGATTGAACTTTAA
- the NUMB gene encoding protein numb homolog isoform X2 — protein sequence MNKLRQSFRRKKDVYVPEASRPHQWQTDEEGVRTGKCSFPVKYLGHVEVDESRGMHICEDAVKRLKASGKKAVKAVLWVSADGLRVVDEKTKDLIVDQTIEKVSFCAPDRNFDRAFSYICRDGTTRRWICHCFMAVKDTGERLSHAVGCAFAACLERKQKREKECGVTATFDASRTTFTREGSFRVTTATEQAEREEGMRQIQDPKVETDVKAAVSSVVPGNTAPSPSSPTSPSAEVASSADKESNNPHAIPRRHAPIEQLARQGSFRGFPALSQKMSPFKRQLSLRINELPSTVQRKSDFPMKNSVPEVEGEADSISSLCSQITNAFSTPSEDPFTSAPMTKPVTVVAPQSPAFQVNGTASAFSVLTAKPAQTTVAPTAIPVRETNPWALAPAPPAAAKTRAAATLSGSEWSTNSGAASPNLFQANHRRTPSEADRWLEEVSKTVRSQQPQPQPQPPPAPQPLLQPPVASQAAPAFPGGTFIASQPVPVGVVQPMQPAFIPAQPYAVANGMPYSAPSVPVVGITPSQMVANVFGTASHTQGSHSHQSPSLIKQQTFPQYETNSATASPFFKPPPQQLNGSAAFNGVDAAKWPTEDKHVLPPAAAQQVDPFEAQWAALESKSKQRSNPSPTNPFSSELQKTFEIEL from the exons ATGAATAAATTACGACAGAGCttcagaagaaagaaagatgtctATGTCCCTGAAGCAAGTAGGCCACATCAGTGGCAGACAGATGAAGAAGGGGTTCGGACTGGCAAATGCAGCTTTCCTGTTAAG TATCTGGGACATGTGGAAGTAGATGAATCAAGAGGAATGCATATATGTGAAGATGCTGTGAAGAGACTGAAAGCT AGCGGAAAGAAGGCAGTTAAAGCCGTCCTGTGGGTTTCAGCGGATGGACTCAGAGTTGTTGATGAGAAAACAAAG GACCTTATAGTTGATCAGACAATAGAGAAGGTTTCTTTCTGTGCTCCGGACAGGAATTTTGATAGGGCATTTTCTTACATCTGTCGAGATGGCACAACACGACGCTGGATATGTCACTGCTTTATGGCTGTAAAGGACACG GGAGAGAGGTTGAGTCATGCAGTTGGCTGTGCGTTTGCAGCCTGCTTGGAGcgaaagcaaaagagagagaaggagtgtGGGGTGACTGCCACCTTTGATGCCAGCAGAACCACATTCACAAGAGAGGGGTCTTTCAGGGTTACTACAGCAACTGAACAAGCAGAAAGAGAGGAAGGCATGAGGCAGATACAAGACCCAAAAG TTGAAACTGATGTGAAAGCGGCGGTGTCGAGTGTTGTACCGGGCAATACAGCCCCATCACCAAGTTCCCCCACCTCTCCTAGTGCTGAGGTTGCATCCTCTGCTGACAAAGAGTCAAATAACCCCCATGCTATCCCACGAAGACACGCTCCCATAGAGCAACTAGCCAGACAAGGCTCGTTCAGAGGTTTCCCTGCTCTTAGCCAGAAGATGTCCCCATTTAAACGACAGCTCTCTTTGCGAATAAATGAGCTCCCTTCAACGGTGCAGAGGAAGAGTGACTTCCCCATGAAAAACTCAG TTCCTGAGGTTGAAGGAGAAGCGGATAGCATTAGTTCCCTGTGCTCCCAGATTACAAATGCATTTAGCACACCATCGGAGGACCCTTTCACCTCTGCCCCTATGACAAAACCAGTCACTGTAGTTGCACCACAGTCTCCTGCGTTTCAAG TTAATGGCACTGCCTCTGCCTTCAGTGTGCTTACTGCTAAACCAGCTCAAACTACTGTAGCACCCACAGCAATACCAGTTCGTGAAACCAATCCTTGGGCTCTTGCCCCtgctcctccagctgctgctaaAACTAGAGCCGCAGCCACTCTTTCTG GTTCCGAGTGGAGTACCAACTCAGGAGCTGCCTCACCGAATCTGTTCCAGGCGAACCACAGACGTACTCCCTCCGAGGCAGACCGCTGGTTGGAAGAGGTGTCCAAAACTGTCCGGTCCCAGCAGCCACAGCCGCAGCCGCAGCCACCTCCAGCTCCCCAGCCACTCCTCCAGCCTCCTGTGGCTTCTCAAGCGGCCCCAGCTTTTCCAGGCGGCACCTTCATTGCATCTCAGCCTGTGCCTGTCGGTGTGGTCCAGCCCATGCAACCAGCGTTTATCCCGGCTCAGCCATATGCTGTCGCAAACGGAATGCCCTATTCCGCCCCAAGCGTGCCGGTGGTTGGAATCACCCCTTCCCAGATGGTAGCAAACGTCTTTGGCACGGCAAGCCACACTCAAGGATCCCACTCTCACCAGTCGCCTAGTCTTATAAAGCAGCAGACATTCCCCCAGTACGAAACTAACAGCGCTACTGCCAGTCCTTTTTTCAAACCTCCTCCCCAGCAGCTCAACGGGTCGGCTGCTTTCAACGGTGTGGACGCTGCCAAGTGGCCCACAGAGGACAAGCATGTACTGCCGCCTGCAGCTGCCCAGCAGGTTGATCCCTTTGAAGCGCAGTGGGCGGCGCTGGAAAGCAAATCGAAGCAGCGCAGCAACCCATCTCCGACTAACCCTTTCTCGAGCGAATTGCAGAAGACCTTTGAGATTGAACTTTAA
- the NUMB gene encoding protein numb homolog isoform X4 translates to MNKLRQSFRRKKDVYVPEASRPHQWQTDEEGVRTGKCSFPVKYLGHVEVDESRGMHICEDAVKRLKASGKKAVKAVLWVSADGLRVVDEKTKDLIVDQTIEKVSFCAPDRNFDRAFSYICRDGTTRRWICHCFMAVKDTGERLSHAVGCAFAACLERKQKREKECGVTATFDASRTTFTREGSFRVTTATEQAEREEGMRQIQDPKVETDVKAAVSSVVPGNTAPSPSSPTSPSAEVASSADKESNNPHAIPRRHAPIEQLARQGSFRGFPALSQKMSPFKRQLSLRINELPSTVQRKSDFPMKNSVPEVEGEADSISSLCSQITNAFSTPSEDPFTSAPMTKPVTVVAPQSPAFQGSEWSTNSGAASPNLFQANHRRTPSEADRWLEEVSKTVRSQQPQPQPQPPPAPQPLLQPPVASQAAPAFPGGTFIASQPVPVGVVQPMQPAFIPAQPYAVANGMPYSAPSVPVVGITPSQMVANVFGTASHTQGSHSHQSPSLIKQQTFPQYETNSATASPFFKPPPQQLNGSAAFNGVDAAKWPTEDKHVLPPAAAQQVDPFEAQWAALESKSKQRSNPSPTNPFSSELQKTFEIEL, encoded by the exons ATGAATAAATTACGACAGAGCttcagaagaaagaaagatgtctATGTCCCTGAAGCAAGTAGGCCACATCAGTGGCAGACAGATGAAGAAGGGGTTCGGACTGGCAAATGCAGCTTTCCTGTTAAG TATCTGGGACATGTGGAAGTAGATGAATCAAGAGGAATGCATATATGTGAAGATGCTGTGAAGAGACTGAAAGCT AGCGGAAAGAAGGCAGTTAAAGCCGTCCTGTGGGTTTCAGCGGATGGACTCAGAGTTGTTGATGAGAAAACAAAG GACCTTATAGTTGATCAGACAATAGAGAAGGTTTCTTTCTGTGCTCCGGACAGGAATTTTGATAGGGCATTTTCTTACATCTGTCGAGATGGCACAACACGACGCTGGATATGTCACTGCTTTATGGCTGTAAAGGACACG GGAGAGAGGTTGAGTCATGCAGTTGGCTGTGCGTTTGCAGCCTGCTTGGAGcgaaagcaaaagagagagaaggagtgtGGGGTGACTGCCACCTTTGATGCCAGCAGAACCACATTCACAAGAGAGGGGTCTTTCAGGGTTACTACAGCAACTGAACAAGCAGAAAGAGAGGAAGGCATGAGGCAGATACAAGACCCAAAAG TTGAAACTGATGTGAAAGCGGCGGTGTCGAGTGTTGTACCGGGCAATACAGCCCCATCACCAAGTTCCCCCACCTCTCCTAGTGCTGAGGTTGCATCCTCTGCTGACAAAGAGTCAAATAACCCCCATGCTATCCCACGAAGACACGCTCCCATAGAGCAACTAGCCAGACAAGGCTCGTTCAGAGGTTTCCCTGCTCTTAGCCAGAAGATGTCCCCATTTAAACGACAGCTCTCTTTGCGAATAAATGAGCTCCCTTCAACGGTGCAGAGGAAGAGTGACTTCCCCATGAAAAACTCAG TTCCTGAGGTTGAAGGAGAAGCGGATAGCATTAGTTCCCTGTGCTCCCAGATTACAAATGCATTTAGCACACCATCGGAGGACCCTTTCACCTCTGCCCCTATGACAAAACCAGTCACTGTAGTTGCACCACAGTCTCCTGCGTTTCAAG GTTCCGAGTGGAGTACCAACTCAGGAGCTGCCTCACCGAATCTGTTCCAGGCGAACCACAGACGTACTCCCTCCGAGGCAGACCGCTGGTTGGAAGAGGTGTCCAAAACTGTCCGGTCCCAGCAGCCACAGCCGCAGCCGCAGCCACCTCCAGCTCCCCAGCCACTCCTCCAGCCTCCTGTGGCTTCTCAAGCGGCCCCAGCTTTTCCAGGCGGCACCTTCATTGCATCTCAGCCTGTGCCTGTCGGTGTGGTCCAGCCCATGCAACCAGCGTTTATCCCGGCTCAGCCATATGCTGTCGCAAACGGAATGCCCTATTCCGCCCCAAGCGTGCCGGTGGTTGGAATCACCCCTTCCCAGATGGTAGCAAACGTCTTTGGCACGGCAAGCCACACTCAAGGATCCCACTCTCACCAGTCGCCTAGTCTTATAAAGCAGCAGACATTCCCCCAGTACGAAACTAACAGCGCTACTGCCAGTCCTTTTTTCAAACCTCCTCCCCAGCAGCTCAACGGGTCGGCTGCTTTCAACGGTGTGGACGCTGCCAAGTGGCCCACAGAGGACAAGCATGTACTGCCGCCTGCAGCTGCCCAGCAGGTTGATCCCTTTGAAGCGCAGTGGGCGGCGCTGGAAAGCAAATCGAAGCAGCGCAGCAACCCATCTCCGACTAACCCTTTCTCGAGCGAATTGCAGAAGACCTTTGAGATTGAACTTTAA